The following proteins are encoded in a genomic region of Anticarsia gemmatalis isolate Benzon Research Colony breed Stoneville strain chromosome 17, ilAntGemm2 primary, whole genome shotgun sequence:
- the LOC142980005 gene encoding uncharacterized protein LOC142980005 isoform X1 — translation MHRSQSSFMRACSVQALEDYDTPRAPLLRQVSLDEERRDECQGHWRGPELQGEEEERGVRLFRALLLQHLRLEELRPPPCIVAPAKPDQRGWWLYWRDWRSLERAARRFRETKARARLAARAEHISLLSLDEVEFEDIMQELCQACVHTEQRALVVLAFLCEVCARAVRVGGWCRAVDWAAKHVAQCATPWAIRHGGWSTVVERAGGSRRDDTTLLAGAAFAALLAFLLFCRTRLRTALM, via the exons ATGCATCGTTCACAATCATCTTTTATGCGGG CATGCAGTGTCCAGGCCCTAGAAGACTATGACACACCAAGAGCCCCCCTCCTCCGTCAGGTGTCTTTAGACGAGGAACGTCGTGATGAGTGCCAGGGTCACTGGCGAGGGCCAGAGCTGCAGGGTGAGGAGGAAGAGAGGGGGGTGAGGCTGTTCCGGGCGCTGCTGCTCCAGCACCTGCGGCTTGAGGAGTTGAGGCCGCCGCCTTGTATAGTGGCGCCGGCTAAACCTGATCAAAG AGGCTGGTGGCTGTACTGGCGCGACTGGCGGTCATTAGAGCGAGCAGCTCGCAGGTTCAGAGAGACAAAGGCCCGCGCCAGACTCGCAGCCAGGGCTGAACACATATCCCTGCTTAGTTTAGACGAGGTCGAGTTTGAAGATATTATGCAGGAGCTTTGTCAG gcATGTGTCCACACAGAACAAAGAGCGCTAGTAGTCCTCGCGTTTCTGTGTGAGGTGTGCGCACGCGCAGTCCGAGTGGGGGGTTGGTGTAGAGCAGTGGACTGGGCAGCGAAGCACGTGGCGCAGTGCGCTACACCCTGGGCCATCAGGCATGGAGGATGG AGCACAGTAGTGGAACGTGCAGGAGGTTCACGTCGTGACGACACAACCCTTCTAGCAGGCGCGGCATTCGCAGCGCTGCTGGCGTTCTTACTGTTCTGCCGCACCCGTCTGCGTACTGCGCTGATGTAA
- the LOC142980005 gene encoding uncharacterized protein LOC142980005 isoform X2: protein MDLVPPKSNQACSVQALEDYDTPRAPLLRQVSLDEERRDECQGHWRGPELQGEEEERGVRLFRALLLQHLRLEELRPPPCIVAPAKPDQRGWWLYWRDWRSLERAARRFRETKARARLAARAEHISLLSLDEVEFEDIMQELCQACVHTEQRALVVLAFLCEVCARAVRVGGWCRAVDWAAKHVAQCATPWAIRHGGWSTVVERAGGSRRDDTTLLAGAAFAALLAFLLFCRTRLRTALM, encoded by the exons ATGGATTTAGTGCCTCCGAAATCTAACCAAG CATGCAGTGTCCAGGCCCTAGAAGACTATGACACACCAAGAGCCCCCCTCCTCCGTCAGGTGTCTTTAGACGAGGAACGTCGTGATGAGTGCCAGGGTCACTGGCGAGGGCCAGAGCTGCAGGGTGAGGAGGAAGAGAGGGGGGTGAGGCTGTTCCGGGCGCTGCTGCTCCAGCACCTGCGGCTTGAGGAGTTGAGGCCGCCGCCTTGTATAGTGGCGCCGGCTAAACCTGATCAAAG AGGCTGGTGGCTGTACTGGCGCGACTGGCGGTCATTAGAGCGAGCAGCTCGCAGGTTCAGAGAGACAAAGGCCCGCGCCAGACTCGCAGCCAGGGCTGAACACATATCCCTGCTTAGTTTAGACGAGGTCGAGTTTGAAGATATTATGCAGGAGCTTTGTCAG gcATGTGTCCACACAGAACAAAGAGCGCTAGTAGTCCTCGCGTTTCTGTGTGAGGTGTGCGCACGCGCAGTCCGAGTGGGGGGTTGGTGTAGAGCAGTGGACTGGGCAGCGAAGCACGTGGCGCAGTGCGCTACACCCTGGGCCATCAGGCATGGAGGATGG AGCACAGTAGTGGAACGTGCAGGAGGTTCACGTCGTGACGACACAACCCTTCTAGCAGGCGCGGCATTCGCAGCGCTGCTGGCGTTCTTACTGTTCTGCCGCACCCGTCTGCGTACTGCGCTGATGTAA
- the LOC142980004 gene encoding uncharacterized protein LOC142980004, with protein sequence MKNNIKRKLSTGVLEPRCCRKLSIFACTCAVVSLLVNTYNYVDNDVNFDVEARKLIKNVLEERIEEKIDAYLMEISGSTSHRLKREAMLKQSVNQEDNTVTPHVEFFNPKMRPELEEKDAAEMRKTGAKGPAPGGDTWVWLTSYSRVPYKVVQGFCKATQDYCPPGVQGPKGPTGMPGPKGERGDPGAPGTPGHSGGRGPVGPPGPKGERGFPGNPGLDGRDGVPGEPGLDGMSGRNGADGAPGKDGRDGIPGKDGSPGKNGKDGKDGRAGAPGPPGLRGPKGDRGPIGPKGQRGNDGRDGSPGRPGLSMYNNTLEKELFIPPTFAQDHTRVIVRESDTLRITCNPMGRPEPAVEWRRADGTAVIQGSWRDASVSGPVLTIPNVSRWHTGKYVCLANNGMLPSANQTTDVEVHFSPFIRVPKNIAYVFNKTAKIECEIQAWPEPVLAWEIDGVTLEGLRYKTEVVPTPDPWRWIMRLEIPGIRDHDLRQYSCVAKNELYNKTIKGHIQLMYPGPNHQVSQQQPTEFGARPPILTSYEELCQVQHCPTCPRCDRAQLLISTMNGTTGYKPRRNTNCQLYAIGKPVYHRYKDELFGAWLRDSNASEAQKEKLWTTQEDDVDRLREHRTKATFKKGDVDEFHKLQKPFFGNGHIVYSGSFFYQANESGHPGEIIRYDLTQSRIKSVQLPHADGRLYTAQHNQVDFSADDNGLWAIYSIEASNNTAVAKLSFDPNKDGLNIDYIWNISLNHKQVGEMFIVCGVLYALDSATERESKVSVAIDLYHNKPLEVSLQFTNPFRKTTQLGYDHMHKELYSWDRGNMLTYPVRYNEMPGP encoded by the exons ATGAAGAATAACATCAAAAGAAAACTCTCCACTGGCGTTCTCGAGCCGAGATGTTGTAGGAAGCTTTCGATCTTCGCTTGTACATGTGCTGTTGTGTCTCTGCTAGTGAATACTTACAATTATGTTGATAACGATGTTAATTTTGATGTAGAAGCTAGGAAGTTGATAAAGAATGTTCTAGAAGAGAGGATAGAGGAAAAAATTGATGCCTACTTGATGGAGATAAGCGGGAGTACGTCGCACAGACTAAAACGAGAGGCGATGCTT AAACAATCAGTGAACCAAGAAGACAACACAGTGACTCCTCATGTGGAGTTCTTCAACCCGAAGATGAGACCAGAACTGGAGGAGAAAGATGCAGCTGAGATGAGGAAAACTGGTGCCAAGGGTCCTGCACCCGGTGGTGATACATGGGTCTGGCTGACTAGTTACTCTAGAGTACCA TACAAAGTAGTGCAGGGTTTTTGCAAAGCAACCCAAGATTACTGTCCACCGGGCGTCCAAGGACCAAAAGGTCCAACGGGCATGCCTGGACCCAAGGGTGAGAGAGGAGACCCTGGGGCTCCGGGTACTCCAGGACATTCTGGTGGAAGAGGACCTGTGGGACCTCCAGGACCGAAAG gCGAAAGAGGATTCCCTGGGAACCCCGGCCTGGATGGAAGAGACGGCGTCCCGGGAGAACCTGGTCTGGACGGCATGTCAGGAAGAAACGGTGCTGATGGAGCACCCGGGAAGGACGGCCGAGATGGTATCCCGGGAAAAGACGGCAGCCCGGGGAAGAACGGAAAGGATGGGAAAGATG GTAGAGCAGGGGCCCCCGGTCCACCGGGTCTTCGTGGTCCAAAAGGTGATCGTGGTCCAATAGGCCCCAAAGGTCAGAGAGGCAATGATGGACGCGACGGTTCTCCCGGAAGACCAGGACTCTCCATGTATAACAACACTTTGGAGAAGGAACTGTTTATTCCGCCTACTTTTGCAC AGGACCACACTCGGGTGATAGTTCGTGAGAGTGACACGCTACGAATCACGTGCAATCCTATGGGTCGACCTGAACCAGCTGTGGAGTGGCGACGAGCTGACGGGACTGCTGTTATACAG GGTTCATGGCGCGACGCATCAGTGAGTGGTCCCGTGCTCACCATCCCCAACGTCTCGAGGTGGCACACAGGCAAGTACGTGTGTCTCGCCAACAACGGCATGCTGCCTTCAGCCAACCAGACTACTGATGTTGAAGTGCATT tcaGCCCGTTTATTCGTGTGCCGAAGAATATTGCCTACGTGTTTAACAAAACTGCGAAGATAGAATGTGAG ATCCAAGCATGGCCAGAACCAGTACTAGCGTGGGAGATAGACGGCGTGACCCTCGAGGGTCTGCGCTACAAGACGGAGGTGGTCCCCACGCCAGACCCCTGGCGATGGATCATGAGGCTCGAGATCCCTGGCATCAGGGACCACGACCTTCGCCAGTACAGCTGCGTCGCCAAGAACGAGCTTTATAATAAGACGATTAAGGGCCATATTCAGTTGATGT ATCCTGGACCAAACCACCAGGTATCGCAGCAGCAGCCCACGGAGTTCGGAGCCCGTCCTCCGATCCTGACCTCGTACGAGGAGCTGTGTCAGGTGCAGCACTGCCCCACGTGTCCTCGCTGTGACCGCGCCCAGCTACTCATCTCTACCATGAATGGGACTACGGGATATAAACCAAGAAGGAATACCA ATTGTCAGCTATACGCTATAGGTAAGCCGGTGTACCATCGATATAAAGACGAGCTGTTCGGAGCCTGGCTGAGAGACTCAAATGCTTCTGAAGCTCAG AAAGAGAAACTATGGACGACACAAGAAGACGACGTGGATCGTCTGCGGGAGCACAGAACTAAGGCCACCTTTAAGAAGGGAGACGTTGACGAGTTCCACAAACTACAGAAACCTTTCTTT GGTAACGGTCACATAGTATACAGCGGCTCGTTTTTCTACCAGGCGAACGAGTCAGGCCACCCGGGAGAGATCATCAGATACGACCTGACGCAGAGCAGGATCAAGTCGGTCCAGCTGCCCCATGCTGACGGCAGACTGTACACTGCACAGCATAACCag GTTGATTTCAGCGCAGATGACAATGGTCTTTGGGCTATCTACTCCATTGAAGCATCCAACAACACTGCAGTGGCTAAA CTAAGTTTTGACCCCAACAAAGATGGATTGAATATTGATTACATTTGGAACATTTCTTTGAATCATAAACAA GTCGGCGAAATGTTCATAGTCTGCGGCGTACTGTACGCGTTGGATTCAGCAACAGAACGCGAGAGCAAAGTGTCTGTGGCCATTGACCTGTATCATAACAAGCCTTTGGAAGTGTCGCTGCAGTTTACCAACCCGTTCAGAAAGACCACGCAACTTGGATATGATCATATGCATAAG GAGCTGTATTCATGGGACCGCGGCAATATGCTCACGTATCCAGTACGATACAACGAAATGCCAGGACCCTGA